One Lycium barbarum isolate Lr01 chromosome 5, ASM1917538v2, whole genome shotgun sequence genomic window carries:
- the LOC132639781 gene encoding uncharacterized protein LOC132639781 — translation MLVLCHSSTKIRQFAPRVRKTVLMGYSETQKGYRLLNLESNAFLTNTGECKDLFMSSDSLGSVPSVLDDVPRATPSSIDHTTQPDQVTTYAPDIPIEQLPPDLMEGPTMVESTTNTIDDTDQAATLVDAVAEVTDIPNNTIPSENSSRPSRTLKILFGIKIMFCSTRLIHLAYIPLEIVYPALILVLHIKTILLFFLVALEPSSFTDASRHEHWVEEMQAEVDVLEQNKTWVMVDLPSGKRAIGSKWVYNVKHKANGEVER, via the exons ATGCTTGTGCTTTGTCATAGTTCTACCAAGATTAGACAGTTTGCTCCTAGAGTTAGGAAGACAGTTCTTATGGGTTATTCAGAGACACAAAAGGGTTATAGATTGCTAAATTTAGAGTCTAATGCTTTTTTG ACAAACACAGGAGAGTGTAAAGACTTGTTCATGTCTTCAGATTCTCTAGGATCAGTTCCTAGTGTCCTTGATGATGTTCCAAGGGCAACACCTTCATCCATAGACCACACCACACAACCAGATCAAGTGACTACATATGCTCCTGATATACCTATTGAGCAATTGCCTCCAGATCTTATGGAGGGTCCTACCATGGTTGAGTCAACCACAAATACTATAGATGACACAGATCAAGCAGCAACTTTAGTTGATGCTGTAGCGGAAGTTACTGATATCCCTAACAACACCATCCCTTCTGAAAATTCTAGTAGGCCAAGTAGAACCCTAAAGATCCTATTTGGCATAAAGATTATGTTTTGCAGCACAAGGCTAATTCATCTTGCTTATATCCCATTAGAGATTGTTTATCCTGCTCTCATCTTAGTGTTGCATATCAAGACTATATTGCTATTTTTTTTAGTTGCCCTTGAACCATCTAGTTTCACAGATGCATCTAGGCATGAACATTGGGTTGAGGAAATGCAAGCAGAAGTGGATGTTTTGGAGCAGAATAAGACATGGGTAATGGTTGACTTGCCCTCTGGCAAGAGAGCTATTGGTTCTAAATGGGTGTATAACGTGAAACATAAGGCAAATGGTGAAGTAGAAAGATAA